In Candidatus Paceibacterota bacterium, one genomic interval encodes:
- a CDS encoding imidazole glycerol phosphate synthase cyclase subunit: MKPKIRIMPCLDMQHGRVVKGVHFVDIQDAGDPVGCAWAYCAAGADELAMLDITATVENRGTMLEVVKRVAAVATIPFTVGGGIKDVASACAVIEAGANKVSTSSAAFRNPKIIAEMIRELGVEKVTVAIDVDRNPSLPSGYEVFVDGGRTATGADALEWARQVAGYGVRCILPTSKATDGARTGFDLPLIRKIASATQAEVVASGGAGAMEHFRDAAEAGATVLLAASVFHFGLIRIPELKQYLQSCGVSVITTTN, translated from the coding sequence ATGAAACCGAAAATCCGTATCATGCCGTGTCTGGACATGCAACATGGGCGGGTGGTCAAAGGCGTGCATTTCGTTGATATTCAGGACGCGGGGGACCCAGTCGGCTGCGCCTGGGCCTACTGCGCGGCGGGCGCCGATGAACTGGCCATGCTGGACATAACCGCCACCGTCGAAAACCGCGGCACCATGCTGGAAGTCGTCAAGCGCGTGGCGGCCGTGGCAACCATTCCCTTCACGGTAGGCGGAGGTATCAAGGATGTGGCGTCGGCTTGTGCCGTCATCGAGGCGGGAGCCAACAAGGTGTCCACCAGCAGCGCGGCGTTCCGCAATCCCAAGATCATCGCGGAGATGATCCGCGAACTGGGGGTGGAGAAGGTCACTGTAGCAATTGACGTGGACCGCAATCCGTCGCTGCCCTCGGGTTACGAGGTGTTCGTGGACGGAGGCCGCACCGCCACCGGCGCAGACGCGTTGGAATGGGCTCGCCAGGTGGCCGGTTATGGCGTGCGCTGCATTCTGCCGACCAGCAAGGCGACCGATGGCGCCCGCACCGGCTTCGATCTGCCCTTGATCCGCAAGATTGCTTCGGCCACTCAGGCGGAGGTCGTCGCTTCGGGCGGCGCAGGAGCCATGGAGCACTTCCGCGACGCCGCTGAAGCGGGGGCAACGGTGCTGCTCGCGGCGTCAGTTTTCCACTTTGGCCTCATTCGCATTCCCGAGCTGAAGCAATACCTGCAGAGCTGCGGGGTGAGCGTAATTACAACTACCAACTGA
- a CDS encoding ATP-binding protein, which yields MNYKTFIAEQVAAIRREVGGGIAINALSGGVDSSAVTVLAHKALGKQLKTILVDNAIMREGEPQRVVKIFQHMGIPVKLVDARSQFLRALKGLTDPEEKRQAITNTFYRDVFAKAVKQSKATFLLHGTILTDIEETVAGIKRQHNILAQIGIDPQKTYGYKVLEPLATLRKDGVRRVAALLGLPQSITKRIPFPGPALATRIVGEVTRERLATVRKATAIVEEELQSSGAFQYLAVLLQDCATGIRHGKREFGQIIVVRCIDSVDARKAAVRELSWPTLHRLSRRITAIPGVNRCVYDLTPKPPATVEYI from the coding sequence ATGAACTACAAGACATTCATCGCAGAACAAGTGGCCGCCATCCGGCGCGAAGTGGGCGGCGGGATTGCCATCAACGCCCTCAGCGGCGGGGTGGACAGCTCGGCGGTCACCGTCCTGGCGCACAAGGCGCTGGGCAAGCAGTTGAAAACCATTCTCGTGGACAACGCGATCATGCGCGAAGGGGAACCGCAGCGCGTCGTGAAGATCTTTCAGCACATGGGCATCCCCGTGAAACTGGTGGACGCGCGCAGCCAGTTCCTCCGGGCGCTCAAGGGGTTGACCGACCCCGAAGAGAAGCGCCAGGCAATCACGAACACCTTCTACCGGGATGTCTTTGCCAAGGCGGTCAAACAATCGAAGGCGACCTTTCTGCTCCATGGCACCATCCTGACTGACATCGAGGAAACCGTGGCCGGCATCAAGCGCCAGCACAACATCCTGGCGCAGATCGGCATAGACCCGCAAAAGACTTACGGCTACAAAGTCCTCGAACCCCTGGCCACGCTGCGAAAGGACGGTGTGCGGCGCGTGGCCGCCTTGCTGGGCCTGCCCCAAAGCATCACGAAGCGCATCCCGTTCCCCGGCCCCGCCCTCGCGACCCGCATCGTGGGCGAGGTGACCCGCGAGCGACTGGCCACTGTGCGCAAGGCCACGGCGATCGTGGAGGAGGAACTCCAGAGTTCCGGCGCATTCCAGTACCTGGCGGTGTTGCTCCAGGATTGCGCCACCGGCATCCGCCACGGCAAACGCGAGTTTGGCCAGATCATCGTAGTGCGCTGCATTGACAGTGTGGATGCGCGCAAGGCTGCCGTGCGGGAATTGTCGTGGCCGACTCTGCACCGCCTCAGCCGCCGCATCACCGCTATCCCGGGTGTCAACCGTTGCGTTTACGATCTGACGCCCAAGCCCCCCGCCACGGTGGAATATATCTGA